One segment of Paramormyrops kingsleyae isolate MSU_618 chromosome 8, PKINGS_0.4, whole genome shotgun sequence DNA contains the following:
- the LOC111860010 gene encoding tumor suppressor candidate 2-like: MGGSGSKRGYWPFAGSGTGSDATKDRNAQSLARPRDFRNATPFVFTRRSSLCYDEDGDLAHEFYEETIVMKNGRKRAKLKKIEKNLIPQGIVKLEIPCIHVDFPVVLCEI; the protein is encoded by the exons ATGGGTGGCAGTGGATCCAAGAGGGGTTATTGGCCTTTTGCCGGTTCAGGTACCGGCTCCGATGCGACCAAAGATAGAAATGCACAGTCTCTGGCTCGGCCCCGAGATTTCCGAAATGCGACACCGTTCGTGTTTACGAGGAGGAG CTCTTTGTGCTACGATGAGGACGGAGACTTGGCCCACGAGTTTTACGAGGAGACCATAGTGATGAAAAACGGACGCAAAAGGGCCAAATTAAAGAAAATTGAGAAGAATCTAATACCACAG GGCATCGTAAAGCTGGAGATCCCTTGCATCCACGTAGATTTCCCTGTCGTCCTCTGCGAGATCTGA
- the LOC111860027 gene encoding hyaluronidase-2-like, with protein sequence MSLWLWSWPDGRPLLLIFLLWDSLWGQMLKPTQWPLVSGKPVLLAWNAPTEECTPRHGVHFWLDLFDIVASPTEGFVKQNLTIFYKDRLGLYPYFESSGTPVNGGLPQTASLTKHLDEMNEDLKKYIRDPSIRGLAVIDWEEWRPLWIRNWDAKDIYRVKSRELVSQKNPKWTQEEVARVAQQEFEQSAHRFMLDTLRTAKSKRPNQLWGFYLFPDCYNHDYKGGLAGYTGRCPHVEVTRNDQLAWLWTESTALFPSVYMPAVLRSTPSGRQFVRNRVQEGMRLAAVGEGLTRPVFVYTRPTYTNEMSLLTEVDLVSTIGESVALGAAGVIFWGDTAYASSNANCSNLSSYLQGPLGKYLLNVTTAAQHCSQSRCSSRGRCLRRFADADSYLHLNPQSFSLESTGRRLQVRGQLGAGDRETFKRDFQCQCYSGYQGDSCSKEIGPPGASSSMGATWVSVMFSLLLLFLLH encoded by the exons ATGTCTCTCTGGCTGTGGAGCTGGCCTGACGGGAGGCCTTTGCTCCTCATCTTCCTGCTATGGGACTCTCTCTGGGGCCAGATGCTTAAGCCAACCCAGTGGCCCCTGGTTTCTGGGAAGCCCGTGCTGCTTGCCTGGAATGCTCCTACGGAGGAGTGCACACCTCGCCACGGCGTCCACTTCTGGCTGGACCTGTTCGACATCGTGGCGTCGCCCACTGAAGGTTTCGTCAAACAAAACCTCACCATCTTTTACAAGGACCGGCTGGGCCTGTACCCTTACTTTGAGAGCTCTGGCACTCCTGTAAATGGGGGTCTGCCCCAAACTGCCAGCTTAACCAAACACCTAGATGAGATGAATGAAGACCTGAAGAAGTACATCCGTGACCCCAGTATCCGGGGCCTGGCTGTAATCGACTGGGAGGAATGGCGCCCTCTGTGGATCCGCAACTGGGATGCCAAGGACATTTACCGGGTGAAGTCGCGTGAGCTGGTCTCCCAGAAGAACCCTAAGTGGACCCAGGAGGAAGTTGCACGGGTAGCACAGCAGGAGTTCGAGCAGTCGGCTCACAGGTTCATGCTGGACACTCTGAGGACGGCCAAGAGCAAACGGCCCAATCAGCTGTGGGGCTTCTACTTGTTTCCTGACTGCTACAACCATGATTACAAGGGCGGCTTGGCCGGATACACGGGCCGCTGTCCGCACGTGGAGGTGACGCGCAATGACCAGCTGGCCTGGCTGTGGACTGAGAGCACGGCGCTCTTCCCGTCGGTTTACATGCCGGCGGTGCTGCGCTCCACGCCGTCGGGCCGGCAGTTCGTGCGTAACCGCGTGCAGGAGGGCATGCGACTGGCGGCGGTGGGCGAAGGCCTGACACGGCCCGTCTTCGTCTACACGCGGCCTACTTACACCAACGAGATGTCGCTTCTGACAGAG GTGGACCTGGTCTCTACCATCGGGGAGAGCGTGGCCCTCGGGGCAGCTGGGGTGATCTTCTGGGGAGACACCGCCTACGCCAGCAGCAAT GCCAACTGCTCCAACCTCAGCTCGTACCTGCAGGGTCCTCTGGGCAAGTACCTGCTCAACGTCACCACGGCCGCACAACACTGCAGCCAGTCGCGCTGCAGCTCCCGTGGCCGCTGCCTTCGCCGCTTCGCGGATGCCGACTCCTACTTGCACTTGAACCCGCAGAGCTTCTCGCTGGAGAGTACTGGCAGGCGGCTGCAGGTTCGAGGGCAGCTGGGGGCTGGTGACAGAGAGACCTTCAAAAGGGATTTCCAGTGCCAGTGTTACAGCGGCTACCAGGGCGACTCTTGTTCCAAGGAGATTGGACCACCAGGGGCCTCCTCTAGTATGGGGGCGACGTGGGTGTCGGTTATGTTCTCCCTGCTCCTACTGTTCCTCCTCCACTGA
- the hyal1 gene encoding hyaluronidase-1, which translates to MVRLILIFLWIGVPISGWYKPNASPSLANIPFLTVWNAPTEPCKSKYGVDLDLGIFDIAVNENQTFMGGNITIFYESKLGLYPYYNGQGVAINGGVPQNASLQLHLQAAQANILTDIPQSDFSGLAVVDWESWRPLWSRNWDSKSVYWAGSRVLVRARHPDWSPAQVEVEAQKEFEEAARAFMDDTLKLGRSLRPGGLWGFYGFPSCYNNQYKNATANYTGVCPQEEVQRNNQLSWLWNISSALYPDIYLELSLQGRGEAILRYTRYRVLEALRVASQVSAAAAPPVLPYARIAYTYSLNFLSEEDLVHTIGESAALGAAGVVLWGDSYFAKSQATCIAIKSNLEGTLGRYLVNVTSAAALCSEAVCSGRGRCRRGDTFPGAHLHLDPGSWSVVRTVGPHGARWHSLRTRQGNGYVRDMLAGFDCQCFPGWGGPRCTEKRS; encoded by the exons ATGGTGCGTCTAATCCTTATCTTCCTGTGGATTGGGGTGCCCATCTCAGGATGGTACAAGCCTAACGCCTCACCCTCTTTGGCTAATATCCCTTTCCTCACTGTCTGGAATGCCCCAACAGAGCCTTGTAAGTCCAAGTACGGTGTAGACCTGGACCTGGGCATATTTGACATTGCAGTGAATGAGAACCAAACGTTCATGGGTGGAAACATCACCATTTTCTATGAGAGCAAGCTAGGGCTATACCCATACTACAATGGCCAGGGCGTGGCCATCAATGGCGGTGTGCCCCAAAATGCTAGCTTGCAACTCCACTTGCAAGCTGCCCAGGCCAACATCCTGACTGACATCCCCCAGTCTGACTTTTCTGGGTTGGCCGTGGTGGACTGGGAGAGCTGGAGGCCCCTATGGTCTCGAAACTGGGACTCGAAGAGCGTATACTGGGCGGGCTCCAGGGTACTGGTGAGGGCCCGGCATCCAGACTGGAGCCCAGCGCAAGTGGAGGTTGAGGCCCAGAAGGAGTTTGAAGAAGCTGCACGGGCGTTTATGGATGACACCCTGAAACTAGGCCGCAGCCTTCGGCCTGGGGGGCTCTGGGGTTTCTATGGGTTTCCAAGCTGCTACAACAATCAATATAAGAATGCTACAGCCAACTACACAGGGGTCTGCCCCCAAGAAGAAGTGCAGAGGAACAACCAGCTGAGCTGGTTGTGGAATATCAGCTCTGCCCTCTACCCTGACATCTACTTGGAGTTGTCGCTGCAGGGCCGGGGGGAGGCCATCCTCCGCTACACCCGCTATCGCGTGCTGGAAGCCCTGAGAGTCGCGAGTCAAgtttcagcagcagcagctccgCCAGTACTGCCCTATGCACGCATCGCCTATACCTACTCCCTCAACTTCCTGTCTGAG GAGGACCTGGTCCACACCATTGGGGAGAGTGCCGCGCTTGGAGCCgctggggtggtgctctggggTGATTCTTATTTTGCCAAATCACAG GCTACCTGCATCGCCATCAAGAGCAACCTAGAAGGCACCTTGGGCCGCTACCTGGTCAACGTGACGAGCGCCGCTGCTCTTTGCAGCGAGGCTGTGTGCTCCGGCCGGGGCCGGTGTCGGAGGGGAGACACCTTCCCTGGAGCGCACCTCCACCTGGATCCGGGGAGCTGGAGCGTGGTCCGGACCGTGGGGCCACACGGGGCCCGCTGGCACAGCCTGAGAACGCGGCAGGGTAACGGCTACGTCCGCGACATGCTGGCGGGCTTTGACTGCCAGTGCTTCCCGGGATGGGGAGGGCCGCGGTGCACAGAGAAGAGGTCGTAG
- the abhd14a gene encoding protein ABHD14A: MNFLRNRLVVLGLVLLATVLLYLLLPAIRQGSMEPSLDVQRVKLRERLTAAGSSSLAPPPAVNVTVRTGQLPGDPPLFFREALPVDAAGRQILPRLQVVLLHGQAFTSKNWEDLGTLALLAVNGYQALALDLPGFGNSPDSALKTDEQRVALLQRFLEALGVRAAVLLSPSMSGRFSLPFLVQRGTQLRGFVPIAPVGTRNFSAQQYQAIQTPTLIVYGEQDTNLGAQSYKNLSQLPRSSTVRLEGAGHACYLDKPREFHQALLDFLSKLE, translated from the exons ATGAACTTTCTGCGCAACCGGCTGGTAGTACTCGGCCTGGTGCTGCTGGCCACTGTGCTGCTGTACCTGCTGCTGCCCGCCATCCGCCAGGGCAGCATGGAGCCGTCCTTGGACGTGCAGCGAGTCAAGCTACGGGAGAGGCTGACTGCCGCCGGTTCGTCTTCCCTCGCTCCTCCGCCGGCTGTCAATGTGACCGTCCGCACCGGGCAGCTGCCTGGAGACCCGCCGCTCTTCTTCAGGGAGGCGCTGCCCGTGGACGCCGCGGGGAGACAGATCCTGCCCAG GCTGCAGGTGGTTCTTCTGCATGGCCAGGCTTTCACCTCCAAAAACTGGGAGGACCTGGGGACCCTGGCGCTGCTGGCCGTTAACGGGTACCAGGCCCTGGCGCTGGATCTTCCCG GCTTCGGAAACTCCCCCGACTCTGCACTGAAGACGGATGAGCAACGCGTGGCCCTGCTGCAGCGCTTCCTGGAAGCGCTGGGTGTGCGTGCGGCCGTGCTCCTGAGCCCCTCCATGAGTGGCCGATTTTCCCTGCCCTTCCTGGTGCAGCGTGGCACGCAGCTCCGCGGCTTCGTCCCCATTGCGCCCGTGGGCACGCGGAACTTCTCAGCGCAGCAGTACCAGGCAATCCAG actccaacCCTGATTGTCTACGGGGAGCAAGACACCAACCTGGGAGCTCAGTCCTACAAGAATCTAAGCCAGCTTCCCCGGAGCTCGACGGTGCGGCTGGAGGGGGCAGGCCATGCCTGCTATCTGGACAAGCCCAGGGAGTTTCACCAGGCCCTGCTGGACTTCCTCAGCAAGCTGGAGTGA